Proteins encoded in a region of the Thermus sp. LT1-2-5 genome:
- a CDS encoding IS110 family transposase → MLFAGIDVSKPHLDLALVSPSAKPTRLRFPNTEEGRQALLSALAHHRPTWVALEPSSVYHLPLLNLLVARGFHVALVNPYHLAAFRKAMAERNKTDRQDAFLLARYAQVYREELRAYTPPPQALQELKALVGYQEDLARRERAILNQREAATWAGSQGVMALLQRELALVRELLEEVEERIRALLETFPESGVLLALPGVGPQVAAAVLALVPPHLWGRAKEAASYAGLIPEREASGKTVERSRLSKKGPSLLRKRLYMGALVAVRHDPKMRAFYHRLLSRGKRKKQALLAVAHKLLRRMMGRLRAYYAGRLEPVA, encoded by the coding sequence ATGCTCTTCGCAGGCATTGACGTCAGCAAACCCCACCTGGACCTGGCCTTGGTCTCCCCCTCTGCCAAACCCACCCGTCTCCGCTTCCCCAACACCGAGGAAGGCCGCCAAGCCCTCCTCTCCGCCCTGGCCCACCACCGCCCCACCTGGGTGGCCCTGGAACCCAGCAGCGTCTACCACCTCCCCCTCCTCAACCTCCTGGTGGCCAGGGGCTTCCACGTAGCCCTGGTCAACCCCTACCACCTGGCCGCCTTCCGCAAGGCCATGGCGGAGCGGAACAAGACCGACCGCCAAGACGCCTTCCTCCTCGCCCGCTACGCCCAGGTTTACCGGGAGGAACTCCGGGCCTACACCCCTCCCCCCCAGGCCCTCCAAGAGCTCAAGGCCCTGGTGGGGTACCAGGAAGACCTGGCCCGGCGGGAAAGGGCCATCCTGAACCAACGGGAGGCCGCCACGTGGGCGGGAAGCCAGGGGGTCATGGCCCTCCTCCAGAGGGAGCTGGCCTTGGTACGGGAGCTCCTAGAGGAGGTGGAGGAAAGAATCCGGGCCCTTCTGGAGACCTTCCCCGAGTCCGGGGTTCTCCTGGCGCTCCCGGGAGTAGGTCCCCAGGTGGCGGCGGCGGTGCTGGCCCTGGTGCCGCCCCACCTTTGGGGCCGGGCCAAGGAGGCGGCCTCCTACGCCGGGCTCATCCCGGAGCGGGAGGCGTCGGGGAAGACGGTGGAGCGGAGCCGGCTTTCCAAGAAGGGGCCTAGCCTCTTGCGGAAGCGGCTTTACATGGGGGCTTTGGTGGCGGTGCGGCATGACCCAAAGATGCGGGCCTTCTACCACCGGTTGCTTTCCCGGGGCAAGCGGAAGAAGCAAGCCCTTTTGGCGGTGGCCCACAAGCTTTTGCGCCGGATGATGGGGCGGCTCAGGGCCTACTACGCCGGTCGGCTGGAACCGGTGGCTTGA
- the panD gene encoding aspartate 1-decarboxylase, with protein MFHAKIHRATVTQADLHYVGSVTVDQDLLDAAGILPYEQVDIYDITNGARLTTYALPGPRGSGVVQINGAAAHLVKPGDLVILVAYGVFDEEEARELKPTVVLVDEQNRIVEVRKG; from the coding sequence ATGTTCCACGCCAAAATCCACCGGGCCACCGTGACCCAGGCCGACCTCCACTACGTGGGCTCGGTGACCGTGGACCAAGACCTCCTGGACGCCGCCGGCATCTTGCCCTACGAGCAGGTGGACATCTACGACATCACCAACGGGGCCCGCCTCACCACCTACGCCCTCCCCGGCCCCCGGGGCTCGGGGGTGGTGCAGATCAACGGGGCGGCGGCCCACCTGGTGAAGCCGGGGGACCTGGTGATCCTGGTGGCCTACGGCGTCTTTGACGAGGAGGAGGCCAGGGAGCTCAAGCCCACCGTGGTCCTGGTAGACGAGCAAAACCGCATCGTAGAGGTAAGAAAAGGGTGA
- the mqnP gene encoding menaquinone biosynthesis prenyltransferase MqnP yields MNRLRLYLELVRFEHTLFALPFAYGGMLLAAGGWPGWPTFLLVTLAMVGARTMAMALNRLIDWRIDALNPRTQNRHLPKGLVKPWETLFLALVGLLLLVYAGLSLNPLTARLLPVAVFFLTVYSYTKRFTWLCHYVLGLTIGAAAAGGWIAVTGSFAPTAYWLWAGVGLWIAGFDILYATQDYAFDRAFGVKSIPARFGIPKALILARLTHLLAWLAFLLAGLSYGAGPLYFLGLFLVGGLLLWEHRLVSPEDLSKVEVAFFQANVGVSLGMFLFILLDLLLMG; encoded by the coding sequence GTGAACCGCCTCAGGCTCTACCTGGAACTGGTGCGCTTCGAGCACACCCTTTTCGCCCTCCCCTTTGCCTACGGCGGGATGCTCCTGGCGGCGGGGGGCTGGCCGGGCTGGCCCACCTTCCTCCTGGTCACCCTGGCCATGGTGGGGGCAAGGACCATGGCCATGGCCCTAAATCGGCTCATCGACTGGCGGATAGACGCCCTGAACCCTCGCACGCAAAACCGCCACCTGCCCAAGGGCCTGGTGAAGCCTTGGGAAACCCTGTTTTTGGCCCTTGTGGGCCTTTTGCTCTTGGTCTACGCAGGCCTCTCCCTAAACCCCCTCACCGCCAGGCTACTCCCGGTGGCGGTCTTTTTCCTCACCGTTTACAGCTACACCAAGCGCTTCACCTGGCTCTGCCACTACGTCCTGGGCCTCACCATTGGGGCGGCCGCCGCTGGGGGGTGGATCGCTGTTACGGGAAGCTTCGCCCCCACCGCCTACTGGCTTTGGGCTGGGGTGGGGCTTTGGATTGCCGGCTTCGACATCCTCTACGCCACCCAGGACTACGCCTTTGACCGGGCCTTTGGGGTGAAAAGTATCCCGGCCCGCTTTGGCATCCCCAAGGCCCTCATCCTGGCCCGCCTCACCCACCTCCTGGCCTGGCTCGCCTTCCTCCTGGCCGGCCTGAGCTACGGGGCGGGGCCCCTTTACTTTCTTGGGCTTTTCCTGGTGGGGGGGCTCCTCCTTTGGGAGCACCGCCTGGTATCCCCCGAGGACCTTTCCAAGGTGGAGGTGGCCTTCTTCCAGGCCAACGTGGGGGTGAGCCTGGGAATGTTCCTCTTCATCCTCCTGGACCTTCTCCTCATGGGGTAG
- a CDS encoding TIGR01440 family protein has protein sequence MEGLKRQAEAAIREFLELFPLPQGGLFVLGGSTSEVLGERVGTRPSLEVAEAILEGLLPPLLERGVYVAVQGCEHLNRALVVEREAARAYGLEEVTVFPHPKAGGALATAAFLRFREPIMVESLKAQAHGGMDIGGVLIGMHLRPVAVPLRLSVRKLGEAVLLAAKTRPKLVGGARAVYTREEMLRKLEEYR, from the coding sequence ATGGAAGGCCTAAAGCGGCAGGCGGAGGCAGCCATCCGGGAGTTTTTGGAGCTTTTCCCCCTGCCCCAGGGAGGCCTCTTTGTCCTGGGGGGCTCCACCAGCGAGGTCTTGGGGGAAAGGGTGGGCACAAGGCCGAGCCTGGAGGTGGCCGAGGCCATCCTGGAAGGGCTTCTACCCCCCCTCCTGGAGCGGGGGGTGTACGTGGCGGTCCAGGGGTGCGAGCACCTGAACCGGGCCCTGGTGGTGGAGCGAGAGGCGGCCCGGGCCTATGGCCTCGAGGAGGTCACGGTCTTCCCCCACCCCAAGGCGGGCGGGGCCTTGGCCACGGCGGCCTTCCTCCGGTTCCGGGAACCCATCATGGTGGAATCCCTTAAGGCCCAGGCCCACGGGGGGATGGACATCGGCGGGGTACTCATCGGGATGCACCTAAGGCCCGTGGCCGTGCCCCTGCGCCTTTCCGTGCGCAAGCTGGGGGAGGCGGTTCTCCTGGCTGCCAAAACCCGGCCCAAGCTCGTCGGGGGGGCCCGGGCGGTCTACACCCGGGAGGAGATGCTCAGGAAGCTGGAAGAATATCGCTAA
- a CDS encoding aminotransferase class V-fold PLP-dependent enzyme, with translation MEWLLTPGPVRLHPKALEALSRPQLHHRTEPARALFLRARALLQRAFGTEGEVLLLTGSGTLAMEALVQNLFAPGERVLVPVYGKFSERFYEVAQAAGLRAERLDLPYGRVPRPEDVARKGFAGLLLVHSETSTGALVDLPALARAFREENPEGLVGADMVTSLLVREVALEAYGVDAAASGSQKGLMCPPGLGFVALAPRALERLKPRGYYLDLARELKAQREGESAWTPAINLVGAVEAVLEAVMPQLEAHLALKAWQNQLLYQVGEELGLKAVPEVRSPAVAAFYLPEGVPYGAVKEAFARRGAVIAGGQGPLKGKIFRLSLMGAYDRYEALGVAALFREALSDILPAS, from the coding sequence ATGGAGTGGCTCCTGACCCCTGGTCCCGTGCGGCTTCACCCCAAGGCCCTGGAAGCCCTCTCCCGTCCCCAGCTCCACCACCGCACCGAGCCCGCCCGGGCCCTCTTCCTAAGGGCGCGCGCCCTGTTGCAACGGGCCTTCGGCACGGAAGGGGAGGTCCTCCTCCTCACGGGAAGCGGCACCCTGGCCATGGAGGCCCTGGTGCAGAACCTCTTCGCCCCGGGGGAGCGGGTTTTGGTCCCCGTCTACGGCAAGTTCTCCGAGCGCTTTTACGAGGTCGCCCAGGCGGCGGGGCTCAGGGCCGAGCGCCTGGACCTTCCCTATGGGCGCGTGCCCCGGCCCGAGGACGTGGCGAGGAAGGGCTTTGCTGGCCTCCTCCTCGTCCACTCGGAAACCTCCACCGGAGCCTTGGTGGACCTGCCCGCCCTGGCCCGGGCCTTCAGGGAGGAAAACCCCGAGGGCCTGGTGGGGGCGGACATGGTGACGAGCCTTTTGGTGCGGGAGGTGGCCCTGGAGGCCTACGGGGTGGACGCCGCCGCCTCGGGAAGCCAGAAGGGGCTCATGTGCCCCCCAGGCCTGGGTTTCGTGGCCCTTGCCCCAAGGGCCCTGGAGCGCCTGAAGCCTCGGGGCTACTACCTGGACCTGGCGCGGGAGCTCAAGGCGCAAAGGGAGGGGGAGAGCGCCTGGACCCCGGCCATCAACCTGGTGGGGGCGGTGGAAGCGGTGTTGGAGGCGGTGATGCCCCAGCTCGAGGCGCACCTGGCCCTAAAGGCCTGGCAGAACCAGCTCCTTTACCAGGTGGGGGAGGAGCTTGGCCTCAAGGCGGTCCCTGAGGTGCGAAGCCCCGCCGTGGCCGCCTTCTACCTGCCCGAGGGGGTGCCCTACGGGGCGGTGAAGGAGGCCTTCGCCCGGCGGGGAGCGGTCATCGCCGGGGGGCAAGGGCCCTTGAAGGGCAAGATTTTCCGCCTTTCCCTCATGGGCGCCTACGACCGCTACGAGGCTTTGGGGGTGGCGGCGCTTTTCAGGGAGGCGCTTAGCGATATTCTTCCAGCTTCCTGA
- the mscL gene encoding large conductance mechanosensitive channel protein MscL: MLQGFKNFLMRGNVVDLAVAVVIGGAFGQVVNSLVADVLTPLIGALGGAPDFSAVKLGPIALGKFLNAVLNFVVVAAAIYFLVVVPMQEVQKRLKKEEAQAAPPGPPEEVRLLREILEELRKKA; the protein is encoded by the coding sequence ATGTTGCAGGGGTTCAAGAACTTTCTCATGCGGGGCAACGTGGTGGATTTGGCGGTGGCGGTGGTGATCGGCGGCGCCTTTGGCCAGGTGGTGAACTCCTTGGTGGCGGACGTCCTCACCCCCCTGATCGGCGCTCTGGGGGGCGCGCCCGACTTCTCTGCGGTAAAGCTTGGGCCCATCGCCTTGGGCAAGTTCCTCAACGCCGTCTTGAACTTCGTGGTGGTGGCGGCCGCCATTTACTTCCTGGTGGTGGTGCCCATGCAGGAGGTGCAGAAGCGCCTGAAGAAGGAGGAGGCCCAGGCGGCTCCCCCCGGGCCTCCGGAGGAGGTCAGGCTTCTTCGGGAGATTTTGGAAGAGCTGCGGAAGAAGGCCTAA
- the ugpC gene encoding sn-glycerol-3-phosphate ABC transporter ATP-binding protein UgpC gives MAKVKLEHVWKRFGKVVAVKDFNLETEDGEFVVFVGPSGCGKTTTLRMIAGLEEVSEGKIYIGDRLVNDVPPKDRDIAMVFQNYALYPHMNVYENMAFGLRLRRYPKEEIERRVKEAARILKIEHLLNRKPRELSGGQRQRVAMGRAIVREPKVFLMDEPLSNLDAKLRVEMRAEIAKLQRRLGVTTIYVTHDQVEAMTLGHRIVVMKDGEIQQVDTPLNLYDFPANRFVAGFIGSPSMNFIRARVEAQGDKVYLFAPGFRIRVNPVLAQALRPYAGKEVWMGIRPEHLGLKGYTVIPEEENVIRGEVEVAEPLGAETEIHVSVDGTVLVAKVDGHAPVKPGDKVELLADTSRLHAFDVDTDETIGHAQEKAAVAR, from the coding sequence ATGGCTAAGGTCAAGCTGGAGCACGTGTGGAAGCGCTTCGGCAAGGTGGTGGCCGTCAAGGACTTCAACTTGGAAACCGAGGACGGGGAGTTCGTGGTCTTCGTGGGGCCCTCGGGCTGCGGCAAGACCACCACCCTGCGCATGATCGCCGGGCTGGAGGAGGTTTCCGAGGGCAAGATCTACATCGGCGACCGCCTGGTCAACGACGTTCCCCCCAAGGACCGGGACATCGCCATGGTCTTCCAGAACTACGCCCTCTACCCCCACATGAACGTCTACGAGAACATGGCCTTTGGGCTACGCCTGCGCCGCTACCCTAAGGAGGAGATTGAGCGGAGGGTGAAGGAGGCGGCCCGCATCCTGAAGATCGAGCACCTCCTCAACCGCAAGCCCCGGGAGCTCTCCGGCGGGCAACGCCAGCGGGTAGCCATGGGCAGGGCCATCGTGCGGGAGCCCAAGGTCTTCCTCATGGACGAGCCCCTCTCCAACCTGGACGCCAAGCTAAGGGTGGAGATGCGGGCGGAGATCGCCAAGCTGCAAAGGCGGCTTGGGGTCACCACCATCTACGTGACCCACGACCAGGTGGAGGCCATGACCCTGGGCCACCGCATCGTGGTGATGAAGGACGGGGAGATCCAGCAGGTGGACACCCCCCTGAACCTCTACGATTTCCCCGCCAACCGCTTTGTGGCTGGCTTCATCGGCAGCCCTTCCATGAACTTCATCCGGGCCCGGGTGGAAGCCCAAGGGGACAAGGTCTACCTCTTCGCCCCGGGCTTCCGCATCCGGGTGAACCCGGTCCTCGCCCAAGCCCTAAGGCCCTACGCCGGGAAAGAGGTGTGGATGGGCATAAGGCCGGAGCACCTGGGGCTTAAGGGCTACACGGTCATCCCGGAGGAGGAGAACGTTATCCGGGGCGAGGTGGAGGTGGCCGAACCCTTGGGGGCGGAAACGGAGATCCACGTGAGCGTGGACGGCACCGTGCTGGTGGCCAAGGTGGACGGCCACGCCCCGGTGAAGCCCGGGGACAAGGTGGAGCTTTTGGCGGACACCTCCCGCCTCCACGCCTTCGACGTGGACACCGACGAGACCATCGGCCACGCCCAGGAAAAGGCGGCGGTGGCCCGCTAG
- the udk gene encoding uridine kinase, with product MVALPKPFVLGIAGGTASGKTTLARALAEALGERVALLPLDHYYKDLSHLSFNERLALNYDHPEAFDLPLYLAHAQALLAGTGVEMPTYDFKAYTRGAKTEWVSPAPVVILEGILVLHFPELRALMDLKVFVDADADERFIRRLERDVRERGRSLESVVTQYLTKVKPMHLAFVEPSKRHADVILPGGGQNPVALEMLKAKALSRLAQMEAA from the coding sequence GTGGTAGCTTTGCCCAAGCCCTTTGTCCTGGGGATCGCCGGAGGCACCGCAAGCGGCAAGACCACCCTGGCCCGAGCCCTGGCGGAAGCGCTGGGGGAGCGGGTGGCCCTCTTGCCCCTGGACCACTACTACAAGGACCTCTCCCACCTCTCCTTCAACGAACGCCTGGCGCTGAACTACGACCACCCCGAGGCCTTTGACCTCCCCCTTTACCTGGCCCACGCCCAAGCCCTCCTGGCGGGAACTGGGGTGGAGATGCCCACCTACGACTTCAAGGCCTACACCCGGGGGGCCAAGACGGAGTGGGTTTCCCCCGCCCCGGTGGTGATCCTCGAGGGCATCCTGGTCCTGCACTTTCCCGAGCTCCGCGCCCTCATGGACCTCAAGGTCTTTGTGGACGCCGACGCCGATGAGCGCTTTATCCGCCGCCTGGAGCGGGACGTGCGGGAAAGGGGGCGGAGCCTGGAAAGCGTGGTGACCCAGTACCTCACCAAGGTGAAACCCATGCACCTGGCCTTCGTGGAGCCCAGCAAGCGCCATGCGGACGTGATCCTGCCGGGGGGCGGACAAAACCCCGTGGCCTTGGAGATGCTTAAGGCCAAGGCCCTTAGCCGCCTGGCGCAGATGGAGGCGGCATGA
- a CDS encoding DUF5693 family protein, translating into MRAFLNLALLLALFPSLLALSPRLRAERPGPVVLVVDAESVREEARAQGKSLLEVLQDYRAQGVMGVAFPEHFLKEWVDLGVLRYRSGSELLEEGLPARKGWYYVKGEAWLQALLEKAYALPTHRLGDWLGFPLDVQAFPAFYPLEEMREAKEAGFYVVARPINHRLRRLDPTLPVVPEEAEAVVFAGLEALGYPYRLEEAKALVHAPVALIEGTPQPGLQAFREKGILRLFSLRYEWQLTLSPQEAADKYVLAARERGHQLLYLRPYPYPEDTRVFLNRIQEGLKASGIPLGTPRPRDFTPSPLRYAAWVGVLAGLGLLALGLPVYGPLVAFALLLLALGYAGSQAGALLAALVFPVLGFLGPRNGLWMWLRALGYALAGAVFLSALGSTPATVLGLTPFKGVSLTLLVPPLLVAYSFLEKDFKRALTRLFQHPLRLGEVALAGLALLLLALALLRRGNEAPLVPELELKLRSLLQDVMVRPRFKEVFGHALFPLALFLPWPRWVQNGLLFLAALGVASILNTFSHFHTPLPISFFRVVNGAILGLFLGLLGVILVRRLRAWWLG; encoded by the coding sequence ATGAGGGCCTTTCTCAACCTCGCCCTCCTCCTTGCCCTCTTCCCCTCCCTCCTCGCCCTCTCGCCCCGGCTAAGGGCGGAGCGGCCGGGGCCCGTGGTCTTGGTGGTGGACGCCGAGTCCGTGCGGGAGGAGGCCCGGGCCCAGGGCAAAAGCCTTTTAGAAGTTCTCCAAGACTACCGGGCCCAAGGGGTTATGGGGGTGGCCTTCCCCGAGCACTTCCTCAAGGAATGGGTGGACCTGGGGGTTTTGCGCTACCGCTCTGGGAGCGAGCTCCTGGAGGAGGGGCTTCCCGCCCGAAAAGGGTGGTACTACGTGAAGGGGGAGGCCTGGCTCCAGGCCCTCTTGGAAAAGGCCTACGCCCTCCCCACCCACCGTCTGGGGGACTGGCTCGGCTTTCCCCTGGACGTGCAGGCCTTCCCCGCCTTCTATCCCCTAGAGGAGATGCGAGAGGCCAAGGAGGCGGGGTTTTACGTGGTGGCGCGGCCCATCAACCACCGCCTGCGCCGGCTTGACCCCACCCTGCCCGTGGTGCCCGAGGAGGCGGAGGCCGTGGTCTTCGCGGGCCTCGAGGCCCTGGGGTACCCGTACCGCCTGGAGGAGGCCAAGGCCTTGGTGCACGCCCCAGTGGCCCTTATCGAGGGCACGCCCCAGCCCGGCCTTCAGGCCTTCCGGGAAAAGGGGATCCTTAGGCTCTTTAGCCTCCGCTACGAGTGGCAGCTCACCCTAAGCCCCCAGGAGGCGGCGGACAAGTACGTCCTGGCCGCCCGGGAACGGGGGCACCAGCTCCTTTACCTGAGGCCCTACCCTTACCCCGAGGACACCCGGGTCTTTTTGAACCGCATCCAAGAGGGCCTGAAGGCCAGCGGCATCCCCTTGGGAACGCCCCGCCCCCGGGACTTCACCCCAAGCCCCCTGCGCTATGCCGCCTGGGTAGGGGTCTTGGCGGGGCTTGGGCTTTTGGCCCTGGGCCTGCCCGTGTACGGGCCCCTCGTGGCCTTCGCCCTCCTTCTTTTGGCCTTGGGCTACGCCGGAAGCCAGGCCGGGGCCCTCCTGGCCGCCTTGGTGTTCCCCGTCCTGGGGTTCTTGGGCCCGCGAAATGGGCTTTGGATGTGGCTGCGGGCCCTGGGTTATGCCCTGGCAGGTGCGGTCTTCCTCTCCGCCCTGGGCTCCACCCCCGCCACCGTGCTGGGCCTTACCCCCTTCAAGGGGGTTTCCCTCACCCTCCTCGTGCCCCCCCTCCTGGTGGCCTATAGCTTCCTGGAGAAGGACTTCAAGCGAGCCCTCACCCGGCTTTTCCAGCACCCCTTGCGCCTAGGGGAGGTGGCCTTGGCGGGGCTCGCCCTTTTGCTCCTCGCCCTTGCCCTCCTGCGCCGGGGGAACGAGGCGCCCTTGGTCCCGGAGCTGGAGCTAAAGCTCCGTAGCCTCCTCCAAGACGTCATGGTCCGGCCCCGCTTCAAGGAGGTCTTCGGCCACGCCCTCTTTCCCTTGGCCCTTTTCCTCCCTTGGCCCCGCTGGGTGCAAAACGGCCTTCTCTTTTTGGCCGCCTTGGGGGTGGCTTCCATCCTCAACACCTTCAGCCACTTCCACACCCCCCTTCCCATCTCCTTCTTCCGGGTGGTGAACGGGGCCATCTTGGGGCTCTTCTTGGGGCTTCTTGGGGTTATCCTGGTAAGGAGGCTAAGGGCATGGTGGTTGGGGTAG
- the csaB gene encoding polysaccharide pyruvyl transferase CsaB, translating into MVVGVAGYYGFRNTGDEAILEAIVRELKARGHSVVALSGDPRRTREEHGIRAYHRLNPLALLKADLWLLGGGGLLQDATSAVSLLYYLSVLRLARAFRKRVVVFNQSLGPLSPWGEERVRRALRGVPLIVRDQDSYAYAKRLGLDPLLGADPALLLTPPPVKREEDLVLVIPRAGVDPESLKNLYITANHLVHEGKQVIVLLLQPGYDDEVASVFYLHRIEKTADPRRLLYLTAQAGYVISMRLHGLILAAAAGTPFAGVAYDPKVAAFAKEMGAYYQDLPGDPTTLSKAALYGRGPDWEKVAALKERARQSFDLALGEAPLVKRPHGRG; encoded by the coding sequence ATGGTGGTTGGGGTAGCGGGCTACTACGGTTTTAGGAACACGGGGGATGAGGCCATCCTCGAGGCCATCGTCCGGGAGCTCAAGGCCCGGGGGCATTCCGTGGTGGCCCTTTCCGGGGACCCGAGGCGCACCCGGGAGGAGCACGGCATCCGCGCCTACCACCGCCTCAACCCCCTGGCCCTCCTTAAGGCGGACCTTTGGCTTCTCGGGGGCGGGGGGCTCTTACAGGACGCCACCAGCGCCGTAAGCCTCCTCTATTACCTCTCCGTGCTGCGCCTGGCCCGGGCCTTCCGCAAGAGGGTAGTGGTCTTCAACCAGTCCCTGGGGCCCCTCTCCCCTTGGGGGGAAGAGCGGGTGCGCCGGGCCCTGAGGGGCGTGCCCCTCATCGTCCGCGACCAGGACTCCTATGCCTACGCCAAGCGCCTCGGCCTGGACCCCCTTCTCGGGGCTGACCCCGCCCTCCTCCTCACCCCGCCCCCGGTCAAGCGGGAGGAGGATTTGGTCCTGGTCATCCCCCGCGCCGGGGTGGATCCCGAGTCCTTGAAAAACCTCTATATCACCGCCAACCACCTGGTGCACGAGGGCAAGCAGGTGATCGTCCTCCTGCTCCAGCCCGGCTACGACGACGAGGTGGCCAGCGTCTTCTACCTGCACCGCATCGAGAAGACCGCAGACCCCCGCCGCCTCCTCTACCTGACGGCCCAGGCGGGGTACGTGATCTCCATGCGCCTACACGGCCTCATCCTGGCGGCGGCCGCAGGCACCCCCTTCGCCGGGGTAGCCTACGACCCCAAGGTGGCCGCCTTCGCCAAGGAAATGGGGGCCTACTACCAAGACCTCCCCGGGGACCCCACCACCCTGTCCAAGGCCGCCCTTTACGGCCGTGGCCCGGACTGGGAGAAGGTGGCGGCCCTGAAGGAGCGGGCCCGGCAGAGCTTTGACCTGGCTCTGGGGGAAGCTCCCTTGGTCAAGCGCCCTCACGGACGCGGCTAA
- a CDS encoding 3'-5' exonuclease produces MEEPFLRYRLATRLARTLRAWGQPLPLPRLGETLGLRGPVERVVRPLLDGRFLVGEEVGLWEWHYPFPHPGEAVVVLDLETTGLAPGVNEIIEVALVRLEGERRIPFQSLVRPTRPPSPFIERLTGIRGEMLEDAPPLEAVLERAYPLLSGATLVIQNAPFDLSFLRPALEGMGYRLENPVVDSVRLARKAFRGLKRYGLDALSEVLELPRREAHRALADVERTLAVVYEVYYMLTSGSPRPLQDLGR; encoded by the coding sequence ATGGAGGAGCCTTTCCTGCGCTACCGTTTGGCCACGCGGCTGGCCCGTACCCTGCGGGCGTGGGGCCAGCCCCTGCCCTTACCCCGCCTGGGAGAGACCTTGGGTCTTAGGGGGCCGGTGGAACGGGTGGTGCGCCCCCTTCTGGACGGGCGCTTCCTTGTGGGCGAGGAGGTGGGCTTGTGGGAGTGGCACTACCCCTTTCCCCACCCGGGGGAGGCGGTGGTGGTCCTGGACCTGGAGACCACGGGCTTAGCCCCCGGCGTGAACGAGATCATCGAGGTGGCCCTGGTGCGCCTGGAAGGGGAAAGGCGCATCCCCTTTCAAAGCTTGGTGCGGCCCACCCGCCCGCCAAGCCCGTTTATTGAGCGCCTTACGGGCATCCGGGGGGAGATGCTGGAGGACGCCCCTCCCCTGGAGGCGGTCTTGGAACGGGCCTATCCCCTCTTGTCTGGGGCCACCTTGGTCATCCAAAACGCCCCCTTCGACCTCTCCTTCCTGCGCCCGGCCCTGGAAGGCATGGGCTACCGCTTGGAAAACCCCGTGGTGGACTCCGTGCGCCTAGCCCGCAAGGCTTTCCGGGGGCTAAAGCGCTACGGCCTGGACGCCCTTTCGGAGGTGTTGGAGCTTCCCAGGCGGGAGGCGCACCGGGCCTTGGCCGACGTGGAACGCACCCTTGCCGTGGTCTACGAGGTGTATTATATGCTCACTTCAGGGAGCCCCCGCCCGCTTCAGGACCTTGGGAGGTGA